A DNA window from Paraburkholderia sp. IMGN_8 contains the following coding sequences:
- a CDS encoding biotin-dependent carboxyltransferase family protein — MSIEVIKPGALSTFQDLGRVGHQHLGIPVNGVMDERAHRLANALVGNAPVTPTLEITLMGPTLRFHEKATIAFCGGNLDCQLDGQPLFSNCSLNVPAGCEISFGDRHAGLRTYLAVRGGFSIEPVMGSTSTFARGGYGGHAGRPLKKGDMLFTQESAACHSVSLFPEAVFAEDVLLSNDAPIRITPGREWRYFTANARRALEREPYRITAQSDRMGYRLQGPGLSLIEPREMASEAVGFGAIQVPADGQPIVLMADRQTTGGYPKIAHVCTVDLPRLAQQIPGDTVRFELVDLVEAQRLLLSQERSFAQLEQLCRA, encoded by the coding sequence ATGAGCATCGAGGTCATCAAGCCGGGGGCGTTGAGCACGTTTCAGGATCTCGGCCGCGTGGGCCATCAGCATCTTGGCATTCCGGTGAACGGTGTGATGGATGAACGGGCGCATCGGCTGGCCAACGCACTGGTCGGCAACGCGCCCGTTACGCCGACGCTCGAAATTACGCTGATGGGGCCGACGCTCAGGTTTCACGAGAAGGCAACGATTGCGTTCTGTGGCGGCAATCTCGACTGCCAGCTCGACGGACAGCCGCTCTTCAGCAATTGCTCGTTGAATGTGCCGGCAGGCTGCGAGATATCGTTCGGCGATCGCCATGCAGGGCTGCGTACCTACCTCGCCGTGCGCGGCGGCTTCTCGATCGAGCCGGTCATGGGCAGCACGAGCACCTTTGCACGCGGCGGTTACGGCGGGCACGCCGGCCGGCCGCTGAAGAAAGGCGACATGCTGTTCACGCAGGAAAGCGCGGCGTGCCATAGCGTCTCGCTCTTTCCAGAAGCGGTTTTCGCCGAAGACGTGCTGTTATCGAATGACGCGCCGATCAGGATCACGCCGGGGCGCGAATGGCGGTATTTCACGGCGAACGCAAGGCGGGCGCTCGAGCGGGAACCGTACCGGATCACCGCGCAGTCCGACCGCATGGGTTATCGCCTGCAAGGCCCTGGACTCAGTCTCATCGAGCCTCGGGAAATGGCGTCCGAGGCAGTGGGTTTCGGCGCGATACAGGTGCCTGCCGACGGTCAGCCGATCGTCCTGATGGCGGACCGCCAGACGACCGGCGGCTATCCGAAGATCGCGCACGTATGCACCGTCGACCTGCCGCGTCTCGCCCAACAGATACCCGGCGACACCGTGCGCTTCGAGCTGGTCGATCTCGTAGAGGCGCAGCGCCTTCTTCTGTCCCAGGAGCGTAGCTTCGCGCAACTGGAGCAACTGTGCCGCGCGTGA
- the pxpB gene encoding 5-oxoprolinase subunit PxpB gives MKSEPFLPEAVPECSWSLFPSGESLLIIDVAGADRVEQNRRARDLAARVAAAQLAFVIDIAPAMTTVGIHYAPSRVPLSHETQAPYDALAKVVAGLLESASAALPESARVVEIPVCYGGEHGPDLEEVARSCGLSTDEIVALHSGSLVDVMLLGFAPGHPYIGMFDERLSPARRATPRMAVAPGSIGLANRQTVIYPMTLPGGWNLIGRTPCLMFDPSRDTPCLVNAGDRIRFMPITPAQFQAYGPASRHAEEAR, from the coding sequence ATGAAAAGCGAGCCTTTCCTGCCGGAAGCTGTTCCTGAGTGTTCATGGTCGCTCTTTCCGTCGGGCGAGAGCCTTCTGATCATCGACGTGGCAGGCGCCGACCGCGTCGAGCAGAACCGGCGAGCTCGGGACCTGGCGGCGCGCGTCGCAGCCGCGCAGCTCGCCTTTGTGATCGACATCGCACCTGCGATGACGACTGTCGGCATTCACTACGCGCCGTCGCGCGTTCCGCTTTCGCATGAAACGCAGGCGCCTTACGACGCGCTGGCGAAGGTGGTGGCCGGCCTGCTGGAAAGCGCATCCGCAGCGCTGCCCGAGTCGGCGCGCGTCGTGGAAATCCCCGTGTGCTATGGCGGGGAACACGGGCCGGATCTTGAAGAGGTGGCGCGCTCGTGCGGTCTCTCCACCGACGAAATCGTCGCGCTGCACAGCGGTTCGCTGGTGGATGTGATGCTGCTCGGCTTTGCTCCTGGGCATCCGTACATCGGCATGTTCGACGAACGCCTGTCGCCGGCCCGGCGCGCGACACCTCGCATGGCGGTTGCTCCCGGTTCCATTGGTCTCGCCAACCGGCAAACCGTCATCTATCCGATGACCCTGCCGGGCGGCTGGAATCTGATCGGCCGGACGCCCTGTCTGATGTTCGATCCGTCGCGCGATACGCCGTGTCTTGTGAACGCAGGCGACCGGATCCGCTTCATGCCGATCACGCCGGCGCAGTTTCAGGCGTATGGGCCGGCGAGTCGGCATGCAGAGGAGGCGCGATGA
- a CDS encoding rhodanese-like domain-containing protein gives MIFRQLFDQQSSTYTYLLADSTTGETVLIDPVFEQARRDTALIDELRLRLLYTIDTHVHADHVTGAWMHKRRTGSQIAISAASGAEGADRYLSHGDRCGFGARYLTVRATPGHTNGCISLVLDDESMAFTGDCLLIRGTGRTDFQHGDARAMFRAVHEQIFTLPDTCLLYPAHDYRGLTVTSAGEERHFNPRLGGELCEDDFAVYMTNLRLPHPRQIDVAVPANLKCGVAVSDPTQMAEPDWAPLTYTFAGIWEIDPQWLEENPGSVQIVDVREPAEFDGPLGRIPEARLISLGELAGRASELARERPIVTVCRAGGRSAQATAILRQAGFEAVANLAGGMLRWRAEGRTVENGGM, from the coding sequence CTGATTTTCCGGCAATTATTCGACCAGCAATCTTCCACCTACACGTATCTTCTCGCCGATAGCACAACGGGAGAAACCGTGCTGATCGATCCGGTATTCGAGCAGGCACGCCGGGATACGGCACTGATCGACGAGCTTCGATTGCGCCTGCTTTACACCATCGACACCCACGTCCACGCCGATCACGTGACCGGTGCGTGGATGCACAAGCGCCGCACGGGCAGCCAGATTGCGATATCGGCCGCGAGCGGCGCAGAGGGCGCGGACCGCTATCTGAGCCACGGCGACAGGTGCGGATTCGGCGCACGGTACCTGACCGTGCGCGCAACGCCTGGTCATACGAATGGATGCATCAGCCTCGTACTCGACGACGAGAGCATGGCGTTTACCGGCGATTGTCTGTTGATTCGCGGAACGGGCCGGACGGATTTTCAGCACGGCGACGCGCGCGCGATGTTCCGGGCGGTCCACGAGCAGATTTTCACGCTGCCCGACACATGCCTGCTTTATCCGGCCCACGATTATCGCGGTCTGACCGTCACGAGTGCGGGCGAGGAGCGGCACTTCAATCCGCGTCTGGGCGGTGAACTCTGCGAAGACGATTTCGCCGTCTATATGACGAATCTGCGCTTGCCGCATCCCAGACAGATCGACGTAGCCGTGCCGGCGAACCTGAAGTGCGGTGTCGCCGTGAGCGATCCCACGCAAATGGCCGAACCCGATTGGGCGCCGCTGACGTACACCTTTGCGGGCATCTGGGAAATCGATCCGCAATGGCTCGAGGAAAATCCCGGTTCGGTCCAGATCGTCGACGTGCGCGAGCCCGCTGAGTTCGATGGGCCGCTCGGGCGCATTCCTGAAGCCCGGCTCATTTCACTTGGCGAGCTGGCCGGGCGGGCCAGCGAGCTTGCGCGGGAGCGCCCGATCGTGACGGTCTGCCGGGCCGGCGGACGTTCAGCGCAAGCCACTGCGATCCTGCGGCAGGCAGGATTCGAGGCCGTCGCCAACCTCGCCGGCGGCATGCTTCGCTGGCGTGCGGAAGGCCGCACCGTCGAGAACGGCGGCATGTAG
- a CDS encoding peroxiredoxin produces the protein MSIRLGEDAPDFTAETTEGTIRFHEWIGDQWAILFSHPKDFTPVCTTELGYMAGLKPEFDKRNTKIIGLSVDPVSDHQKWLKDIEETQGHAINYPLIGDADLNVAKLYDMIHPNASGGARTAVDNATVRSVFLIGPDKKVKAMLVYPMSAGRNFDEVLRLLDSLQLNAKHTVATPVNWKPGEDVIIPTSVSDDDAKKKYPQGFKTLKPYLRYVQQPQ, from the coding sequence ATGTCGATTCGATTAGGAGAAGACGCTCCCGATTTCACCGCCGAAACTACCGAGGGGACGATCCGTTTTCACGAATGGATCGGCGACCAGTGGGCGATCCTGTTCTCGCATCCAAAGGACTTCACGCCCGTTTGCACCACTGAGTTGGGATACATGGCGGGGCTCAAGCCGGAGTTCGACAAGCGCAACACCAAAATTATCGGACTGAGCGTGGATCCCGTCAGCGATCACCAGAAATGGCTGAAGGACATCGAAGAAACGCAGGGACACGCAATCAACTACCCGTTGATCGGCGACGCGGATCTGAATGTCGCGAAGCTCTATGACATGATTCACCCGAACGCGAGCGGCGGCGCGCGCACCGCGGTGGACAACGCGACGGTGCGCTCCGTGTTCCTCATCGGACCCGACAAGAAGGTCAAGGCGATGCTCGTGTATCCGATGAGCGCGGGCCGCAATTTCGACGAGGTGCTGCGTTTGCTCGATTCGCTGCAGCTCAACGCGAAACACACGGTGGCGACGCCGGTAAACTGGAAACCGGGCGAAGACGTCATCATTCCGACATCCGTTTCGGACGATGACGCAAAGAAGAAATATCCACAGGGTTTCAAAACCTTGAAGCCGTATCTGCGGTACGTGCAACAACCACAGTAG
- a CDS encoding YncE family protein, which produces MAGAVSAAPAVATVAGMPPVVNAGNLYSEAGTGHFSPAVSGALPRVYVPNLRSNDVYVIDPATFKVVDRFHVGLSPQHVVPAWDLQALWVANNAEGRPDGSLTPIDPKTGKPGKAIMVDDPYNMYFTPDGKEAIVVAEAHARLDFRDPRTMTLKSSLSVPECKGINHADFSIDGRYALFTCEFGGKLAKIDLVDRKVVGYLQLDKKGMPQDIRVSPDGKVFYVADMMADGVFMVDGDSFTNIGFIKTGVGTHGLYPSRDGTRLYVANRGSNLIHGPRHGKGSVSIIDFATRKVVANWPIPGGGSPDMGNVSADGKMLWLSGRFDDVVYAIDTTTGAVRSIPVGAEPHGLTVWPQPGRYSLGHTGNMR; this is translated from the coding sequence ATGGCCGGCGCTGTGTCCGCCGCACCGGCCGTTGCCACGGTAGCCGGCATGCCGCCCGTGGTGAATGCCGGCAACCTCTATAGCGAAGCAGGCACCGGCCACTTCAGTCCAGCGGTGTCGGGCGCCTTGCCACGGGTCTATGTGCCCAATCTGCGTTCGAACGATGTCTATGTGATCGATCCGGCGACGTTCAAGGTGGTCGACCGTTTTCATGTCGGACTCAGCCCGCAGCACGTCGTCCCGGCGTGGGATCTGCAGGCGCTGTGGGTGGCCAACAATGCGGAAGGCCGACCCGATGGCAGCCTGACGCCCATCGATCCGAAGACCGGAAAGCCCGGCAAGGCGATCATGGTCGACGATCCCTACAACATGTACTTCACTCCGGACGGCAAGGAAGCGATCGTGGTGGCAGAAGCGCACGCACGGCTGGACTTTCGCGATCCGCGTACGATGACGCTGAAGTCGAGCCTTTCCGTACCGGAGTGCAAGGGTATCAATCACGCTGATTTTTCGATTGACGGCAGGTACGCGCTGTTCACCTGCGAATTCGGCGGGAAGCTGGCGAAGATCGATCTCGTCGACCGGAAGGTCGTGGGCTACCTTCAACTCGACAAAAAGGGCATGCCGCAGGATATTCGCGTCTCGCCGGACGGCAAGGTGTTCTATGTCGCCGACATGATGGCCGACGGCGTTTTCATGGTCGACGGCGATAGCTTCACGAACATCGGCTTCATCAAGACCGGCGTCGGTACACACGGCCTGTACCCGAGCCGGGACGGCACCAGACTATACGTCGCCAATCGGGGCTCCAATCTGATCCACGGACCGCGCCACGGCAAGGGAAGCGTGTCGATCATCGACTTCGCCACACGCAAGGTCGTCGCGAACTGGCCGATTCCGGGCGGCGGCAGTCCCGACATGGGCAACGTGAGCGCGGATGGCAAGATGCTGTGGCTGTCCGGCCGGTTCGACGACGTGGTCTACGCGATCGACACGACCACCGGCGCGGTCAGGTCCATTCCGGTTGGCGCGGAACCGCACGGCCTCACCGTCTGGCCGCAGCCCGGGCGCTATTCGCTGGGCCACACCGGGAACATGCGTTGA
- a CDS encoding VOC family protein: MSDTTAVISPFHLAFPVHSISAAREFYGDLLGCPEGRSAADWVDFNFYGHQIVAHLAPEEAGHRATSAVDGDAVPVRHFGVVLPMEQWHAASNKLTAAGIEFIIEPHVRFKGEVGEQATMFFLDPSGNALEIKAFANIESLFAK, encoded by the coding sequence ATGAGCGACACGACTGCCGTCATCTCTCCTTTTCATCTTGCCTTTCCGGTTCACAGCATCTCCGCAGCCCGCGAATTCTACGGCGATCTGCTGGGCTGTCCAGAAGGCCGCAGCGCCGCCGACTGGGTGGACTTCAATTTCTACGGTCACCAGATTGTGGCCCATCTGGCACCGGAAGAAGCCGGTCACCGCGCGACCAGTGCGGTAGACGGCGACGCCGTGCCGGTCAGGCACTTTGGCGTCGTGCTGCCGATGGAGCAGTGGCATGCCGCGTCGAACAAGCTGACCGCGGCCGGCATCGAATTCATCATCGAGCCGCACGTTCGTTTCAAGGGCGAAGTGGGCGAACAGGCCACGATGTTCTTCCTCGATCCGTCGGGCAACGCGCTCGAAATCAAGGCGTTCGCCAATATCGAATCGCTGTTCGCGAAGTAA
- a CDS encoding creatininase family protein, with amino-acid sequence MRLTLRRAFASVILLVTTQAVLAQTPKTVQLEDLTWTELRDQIHAGKTTIIIPIGGTEQSGPDVALGKHNARVKVLSQRIAEGLGNALVAPVIAYVPEGGYAPPTSHMRFPGTITVPDDVFEKTLESAANSFKVHGFRNIVFLGDHGGYQNDIKRAVAQLNKAWAGSGARAFVPPEYYGASSDGYAQILRQHGYRDDEIGTHAGLADTSLLLAVAPQMVRLEHLRSGPKLGAADGVYGGDPRRSSVDLGQLGIDAIVSQTIDSVRKEIAGR; translated from the coding sequence ATGCGCCTCACCCTACGGCGAGCTTTCGCTTCTGTCATATTGCTTGTTACTACTCAAGCTGTCCTCGCGCAGACACCTAAAACGGTGCAGCTGGAGGACCTCACCTGGACCGAGCTGCGCGATCAGATTCACGCGGGCAAGACCACCATCATCATTCCCATTGGCGGAACCGAGCAAAGCGGGCCCGACGTTGCGCTCGGCAAGCACAATGCGCGGGTGAAGGTGCTGTCCCAGCGTATTGCAGAGGGCCTGGGTAATGCGCTCGTCGCGCCAGTGATTGCCTATGTGCCTGAGGGAGGCTACGCACCGCCGACCTCGCACATGCGTTTTCCCGGCACGATCACGGTGCCCGACGACGTGTTCGAAAAGACGCTGGAATCCGCAGCCAACAGCTTCAAGGTCCACGGCTTCAGGAACATCGTTTTTCTCGGTGATCACGGCGGCTATCAGAACGACATCAAGCGGGCGGTAGCCCAGCTCAACAAGGCATGGGCCGGCTCCGGCGCGCGGGCATTCGTGCCGCCCGAGTATTACGGCGCCAGCTCCGACGGATACGCACAAATCCTGCGCCAGCACGGCTACCGCGACGACGAGATAGGTACTCACGCGGGACTCGCGGATACGTCGCTGTTGCTGGCGGTGGCGCCCCAGATGGTGCGGCTCGAGCACCTGCGAAGCGGCCCGAAACTCGGGGCCGCCGATGGTGTCTACGGGGGCGATCCGCGTCGCTCGAGCGTCGATCTCGGTCAGTTGGGCATCGATGCGATCGTGTCGCAGACAATTGACAGCGTCAGGAAAGAAATCGCCGGCCGCTGA
- a CDS encoding PLP-dependent aminotransferase family protein: MASGKDAAQRANGAPARAKRSTYVEVSSSIENEIRSGVYPPGSRLPPQRQLATELGINVSTVSRAYKELQLRGLVIGSKRRGSLVTGGAMPSVEPAHAASNAAIDLTVNRPATGEFLTCLARTLADLPQDPRFPQLQEYQPPQGPSWARAAGARWIAAPGFAPAADHVVVTSGAQHGLYAVLNSLIGTDGVILADRLTYYGLKALAPVFQFEIVGIPSDRDGLLTDEVEAACRRMPVKAIFTVPNLQNPTVTTMSLERRMALVDIARRHGVAIIEDDVYGPLVSQRLPTIASLCPELTFHIGATSKILAPGLRLGYLLSPPDSSALCAEAVRTTAWMPAPMSMLIASIWIEDGTARHIMDAQLAEIRARQDLARELLPQELLQTDPACMFVWLKLPPPWRADDFAANAKARGVVVMPSSAFAVDRSEIEHGVRINLACATSRDQLVSALRLLTGTLKDRPRALFGTI, from the coding sequence ATGGCTTCTGGCAAGGACGCGGCGCAACGCGCCAACGGTGCGCCGGCGCGGGCGAAGCGCTCCACGTATGTCGAGGTGTCCAGTTCGATCGAGAACGAGATTCGCAGCGGCGTTTACCCGCCCGGCAGCCGTCTGCCGCCACAGCGGCAACTCGCGACGGAGCTGGGCATCAACGTATCGACGGTCTCGCGCGCGTACAAGGAATTGCAGTTGCGCGGGCTGGTCATCGGCAGCAAACGGCGCGGCTCGCTCGTCACGGGCGGCGCAATGCCGAGCGTCGAGCCCGCGCATGCGGCGAGCAACGCGGCGATCGATTTGACCGTCAACCGGCCGGCCACCGGCGAATTTCTCACCTGCCTCGCGCGCACGCTCGCGGACTTGCCGCAGGATCCGCGCTTCCCGCAACTGCAGGAATACCAGCCGCCACAGGGGCCATCATGGGCGCGCGCCGCCGGCGCTCGCTGGATCGCCGCGCCGGGCTTTGCGCCGGCGGCCGATCACGTGGTCGTGACAAGCGGTGCGCAGCACGGTTTGTATGCGGTGCTGAACAGCCTGATCGGCACGGACGGCGTGATCCTCGCCGATCGACTCACCTACTACGGGCTGAAAGCACTCGCGCCGGTTTTCCAGTTCGAAATCGTCGGCATTCCGAGCGACCGCGACGGTCTGCTGACCGACGAGGTCGAAGCCGCATGCCGGCGTATGCCGGTGAAAGCCATCTTCACGGTGCCGAATCTGCAGAACCCGACTGTCACGACGATGAGTCTCGAGCGCCGCATGGCGCTCGTCGACATTGCGCGCCGGCATGGCGTGGCGATCATCGAGGACGACGTCTATGGGCCGCTGGTGTCGCAGCGTTTGCCGACGATCGCAAGCCTTTGTCCGGAACTGACGTTTCATATCGGCGCCACCTCGAAGATCCTCGCGCCCGGGTTGCGGCTCGGCTATCTGCTCAGTCCGCCGGACAGTTCCGCGCTCTGCGCGGAGGCCGTGCGCACCACCGCATGGATGCCCGCGCCGATGTCCATGCTGATCGCGTCGATCTGGATCGAGGACGGCACCGCGCGCCACATCATGGACGCGCAGCTTGCCGAAATTCGCGCGCGCCAGGATCTCGCGCGGGAGCTGCTGCCGCAGGAGTTGCTGCAGACCGATCCGGCGTGCATGTTCGTGTGGCTCAAGTTGCCGCCGCCCTGGCGTGCGGATGATTTCGCCGCGAACGCAAAGGCACGCGGCGTGGTGGTGATGCCATCGTCGGCGTTTGCCGTCGACCGGTCCGAAATCGAGCACGGTGTGCGGATCAATCTCGCGTGCGCGACGAGCCGCGATCAACTGGTGAGCGCGCTACGGCTCTTGACGGGGACACTCAAAGACCGCCCGCGAGCGCTGTTCGGGACGATCTGA
- a CDS encoding putative hydro-lyase has protein sequence MNQAISESPPGRTLPGWASTPRGARARIRAGFNGNTSGMAPGFAQGNLVILPQSWAGEFIEYCRANPTPCPLIGMTEVGSSLVPMLGDDIDLRTDIPRYLVWRDGVLVEELEDISAIWQEDFVGFVLGCSLSFEHALESAGLRVRHVDEGKVVPMYRTSIQTKSVGAFRGPMVVSMRPYTPAEAAIAYEVCRPLPGAHGAPVHMGDPALIGIANVDVPDEGEPTEIRAGEIPVFWGCGVTPQAAAVKARPPICITHAPGYMLVCDVRTEDLTLIR, from the coding sequence ATGAACCAGGCAATCAGCGAATCGCCGCCCGGGAGAACCTTGCCCGGCTGGGCATCTACGCCTCGCGGCGCAAGAGCTCGCATTCGCGCCGGCTTCAACGGCAACACGAGCGGTATGGCGCCCGGCTTCGCACAGGGCAACCTCGTGATTCTGCCGCAGTCGTGGGCTGGCGAATTCATCGAGTATTGCCGTGCCAATCCCACGCCTTGTCCGCTCATCGGCATGACCGAGGTGGGGAGCAGTCTTGTTCCGATGCTGGGCGACGACATCGACCTGCGCACCGACATTCCACGCTATCTGGTCTGGCGCGATGGCGTGCTCGTGGAGGAGCTGGAAGATATCTCCGCGATCTGGCAGGAGGACTTCGTGGGTTTTGTGCTCGGTTGTTCGCTGTCCTTCGAGCACGCTCTGGAATCGGCAGGTTTGCGCGTGCGGCACGTGGACGAAGGCAAGGTCGTTCCGATGTACCGCACCTCTATTCAGACGAAATCCGTGGGCGCTTTTCGCGGACCGATGGTCGTGTCGATGCGGCCGTATACGCCGGCCGAGGCGGCAATCGCCTATGAGGTTTGCCGGCCGCTGCCGGGCGCGCATGGTGCGCCGGTCCATATGGGCGATCCGGCGCTGATCGGGATCGCGAATGTGGACGTGCCCGATGAGGGCGAGCCGACTGAAATCCGCGCGGGTGAGATCCCCGTATTCTGGGGCTGCGGAGTCACACCTCAGGCAGCGGCGGTGAAAGCGCGGCCGCCGATATGCATCACTCATGCCCCCGGTTACATGCTGGTCTGCGATGTAAGGACGGAAGATCTGACGCTGATTCGGTAA
- a CDS encoding LysR family transcriptional regulator: MMRELKTFLAVVRYGTFASAGSHIGLTQSAVSAQIQRLEEDLGFALFDRTGRSATLNEAGKQTVKLAEDVLSAYARLAEKSGDAERSGILRIGAIASAQASFLIGAIQQFRRHSPGWRIRVVPGVSLNLLTQVDSGEVDVAVIIKPPFALPAELQWRTLITEAFALLVPRELADQPWRTLLKTEPFVRYDRNSFGGRLVDRFLRRIRVTVHDVVELDELQGIVGLVSHGVGISLVPEAAALHLPDNVVALSLGEDTFNREIGLVQRGTQHQQPAIAQFSACLCSAVDGIARTR, translated from the coding sequence ATGATGCGAGAGCTCAAAACCTTCCTGGCTGTCGTGCGCTACGGCACCTTTGCCAGTGCCGGCTCTCATATCGGACTGACGCAGTCAGCCGTCTCCGCGCAAATTCAGCGACTGGAAGAAGACCTCGGATTTGCGCTCTTCGACCGAACGGGGCGATCCGCGACACTCAACGAGGCCGGCAAGCAAACGGTCAAACTGGCTGAAGATGTGTTGTCCGCTTATGCGCGGCTGGCGGAGAAAAGCGGCGATGCGGAGCGCTCCGGCATCCTGCGCATCGGCGCCATTGCATCGGCGCAGGCGTCGTTTCTCATCGGCGCGATTCAGCAATTCCGGCGGCATTCACCCGGATGGAGGATTCGTGTCGTCCCCGGCGTGTCGCTCAACCTGCTGACACAGGTGGACTCGGGCGAGGTGGATGTCGCGGTGATCATCAAACCGCCCTTCGCATTACCCGCCGAGTTGCAGTGGCGCACCCTGATTACGGAGGCCTTTGCGCTGCTGGTTCCCCGCGAGCTTGCGGATCAGCCATGGCGCACGCTGCTGAAGACGGAACCCTTTGTCAGGTACGACCGGAATTCCTTCGGGGGCCGGCTTGTCGATCGCTTCCTGAGAAGGATCCGGGTCACGGTGCACGACGTGGTCGAACTGGATGAATTGCAGGGGATCGTGGGGCTCGTCTCTCACGGCGTCGGCATTTCGCTGGTTCCCGAGGCTGCGGCGCTCCACCTGCCTGACAACGTCGTCGCGCTGTCCTTGGGAGAAGACACGTTCAACCGTGAAATTGGACTTGTTCAGCGAGGCACACAACATCAGCAACCCGCGATCGCGCAGTTTTCGGCTTGCCTGTGTTCCGCGGTCGACGGAATCGCGCGCACCAGATAA
- a CDS encoding MFS transporter, with translation MPHVPTATFDADIPPASLSTKHVARKAATAAAVGTAIEYYEFGVYGYMAAVIGPLFFPSDNPTAALLSILAIFGSAFLMRPVGGIVLGRLGDKLGRRAILLVTVIGMGIATAVVGLLPTAASAGVFAPAALLVVRLAQGFFSGAEVTGAAAYVAESAPRGRRGFYGAFTPVGVALGGALAAAVCGLTTAAISSSQLHDWGWRIPFLAAVPLVLVSAYVRKRVEESVAFRKTLEHSEPLKAPLTEVFAHHRAAMLKVFLISFGQNAGYWVGFVFMNIYMTTYLKYDKTSVYWIMSIVSISMAVLMPVWGGLSDRIGRRRVLAIGFVGYIVLVFPMMMLMNHQNLALAFLAMFIVALPMPVVQSVGYPTYAEQFPTRVRYTGMAFSFNFGAILGGGVTPYIATALIGKTGNLLSPAFLLVGAVAVGLLTLARTRETADASLL, from the coding sequence ATGCCCCACGTCCCAACCGCCACTTTTGACGCAGACATTCCGCCCGCATCTCTTTCGACCAAACACGTCGCTCGCAAGGCCGCGACCGCTGCGGCCGTCGGAACCGCGATCGAGTACTACGAATTCGGCGTCTACGGTTACATGGCCGCGGTAATCGGACCGCTGTTCTTCCCGTCGGACAATCCGACCGCAGCGCTGCTCTCGATCCTCGCGATCTTCGGCAGCGCATTCCTCATGCGACCCGTCGGCGGAATCGTGCTGGGACGCCTTGGCGACAAGCTCGGGCGCCGCGCCATCTTGCTGGTGACCGTTATCGGCATGGGTATTGCGACCGCTGTCGTCGGCCTGCTGCCGACGGCGGCGAGCGCAGGTGTCTTCGCTCCGGCTGCGCTTCTGGTCGTGCGTCTCGCGCAGGGGTTTTTCTCGGGCGCGGAAGTGACCGGGGCAGCCGCTTATGTCGCTGAATCGGCGCCTCGCGGACGCCGCGGATTTTATGGCGCGTTCACGCCGGTCGGTGTGGCGCTGGGTGGCGCGCTTGCCGCGGCAGTGTGCGGGCTGACTACGGCTGCCATCAGTTCGTCGCAGTTGCACGACTGGGGCTGGCGGATTCCATTCCTTGCGGCTGTTCCGCTTGTGCTGGTGTCGGCCTATGTGCGCAAACGCGTGGAGGAGTCCGTCGCCTTCAGGAAGACCCTCGAACACAGCGAGCCGCTGAAAGCGCCGCTCACGGAAGTGTTCGCGCACCATCGTGCCGCCATGCTGAAAGTGTTCCTGATTTCGTTTGGACAGAACGCCGGCTACTGGGTGGGTTTCGTCTTCATGAACATCTACATGACCACGTACCTGAAGTACGACAAGACGAGCGTCTACTGGATCATGTCGATCGTCAGCATCTCGATGGCTGTGCTGATGCCGGTGTGGGGAGGGCTTTCCGACCGCATCGGACGCCGTCGCGTGCTTGCGATCGGCTTTGTCGGATACATCGTGCTGGTGTTCCCGATGATGATGCTCATGAACCATCAGAATCTCGCTCTCGCCTTCCTCGCGATGTTTATCGTCGCGCTGCCGATGCCGGTCGTTCAATCGGTGGGATATCCGACCTACGCCGAGCAATTCCCGACACGGGTGCGTTACACCGGGATGGCCTTCAGCTTCAATTTCGGCGCCATTCTCGGCGGCGGCGTGACGCCTTACATTGCGACCGCGCTGATCGGAAAGACCGGCAATCTGCTGAGTCCCGCGTTCCTGCTCGTCGGCGCCGTGGCAGTCGGTTTGTTGACGCTTGCCAGGACCCGCGAAACGGCGGATGCCTCGTTGCTGTAA